A genomic stretch from Antarcticibacterium flavum includes:
- a CDS encoding GDCCVxC domain-containing (seleno)protein — MEIKLQSTITCPNCGHKKEETMPTDACQYFYECENCKTVLKPQQGDCCVYCSYGSEKCPPIQQDEKCC; from the coding sequence ATGGAAATAAAATTGCAATCAACAATCACTTGCCCCAACTGCGGACACAAAAAAGAAGAAACAATGCCGACAGATGCTTGCCAATACTTTTACGAGTGCGAAAACTGCAAAACTGTATTGAAACCACAACAAGGAGACTGCTGTGTTTATTGCAGTTATGGGAGCGAGAAATGTCCACCAATTCAACAAGACGAGAAATGTTGCTGA